A single window of Leishmania infantum JPCM5 genome chromosome 35 DNA harbors:
- a CDS encoding putative proteasome activator protein pa26: MAQAIRDAFTEEASLTVVEEWSSKVVSDLEARATNAHHARQGVLAKPYTADAAETVPVTVVASLREFQGQLHDIYRAAETIRTVIACRIPELKAEDNLGVEVQMAVLKMIDSLEGKLLGSSSGDKEGGAPGVAGMYAAREYLAARGSVEDKVLGNVSGDDKKTKSAAPSVLMELQQIDADALLKLELSATQISTQIRSFINAYAVNWKKLIQPRSNASEKSIS; this comes from the coding sequence ATGGCGCAGGCAATCCGCGACGCTTTCACTGAGGAGGCGAGTTTGACCGTAGTGGAAGAGTGGTCCTCGAAGGTGGTGAGTGACCTCGAGGCGCGCGCCACGAACGCACATCACGCACGCCAGGGAGTGTTGGCGAAGCCCTACacggccgacgccgcggaaACGGTGCCAGTCACAGTCGTGGCGTCGCTTCGTGAATTCCAGGGGCAGCTGCACGACATCTATCGCGCCGCCGAGACGATCCGCACCGTCATCGCGTGCCGAATTCCTGAGCTAAAGGCGGAGGACAACCTCGGCGTCGAGGTGCAGATGGCCGTCTTGAAAATGATCGACTCGCTGGAAGGGAAGCTGCTCGGTAGCTCCAGTGGCGACAAGGAAGGCGGTGCGCCAGGTGTGGCGGGCATGTACGCGGCACGCGAGTACCTTGCCGCGCGCGGGTCTGTGGAAGACAAGGTACTCGGCAacgtcagcggcgacgacaaaAAGACAAAGTCCGCGGCACCGTCGGTGCTGATGGAGCTTCAACAGATTGATGCGGATGCGCTGTTGAAGCTAGAGCTCAGCGCCACGCAGATCTCGACGCAGATCCGCTCCTTCATCAACGCTTACGCAGTCAACTGGAAGAAGCTAATCCAGCCGCGCTCCAACGCATCGGAGAAGAGCATCAGCTAG
- a CDS encoding conserved CBS domain protein, with amino-acid sequence MSASEVQHSYYPASAAHTSYQAGSYLLEAGYRPTDEECATLAAPIASFLRNCSCYDMLGVSTQVVVLDVQAPLSVAFIAAQETRIQSCVLWDPRKRQYVGVLTSTDYICILLYCQAHPKEADAVALWTIEHWQEVRAAQGLGRPKEKLGAPPGPKSGIITCKTDTSLHDCLQMMREHCVRRIIALAEKEGEDFSLVAMMDVEQIVEYLGVMFFHIEKAGGSIGRAGGGANSSTGDAAGDGAGGVGAPHRTNSTISTAKNTTSVAGDSDLSSPQHNNSHQLRSNDFEEYDDDPQGVFALGEAYVLPPYVASIITQAEAAGASGSGGVGIASDVRVGPYSSIFDVPFMYVPQVGAHRRKPIFATMEQKLSEALTLMLDHNTESIAVCSPKEGVIIDVVSRSDLLRMENQGVYDTQLTVREALASKISDHIFVFYEKDTLREIFSHFVRRRVKELFMVDPDTGRLLGQLNVAEFVYFLVFGVSD; translated from the coding sequence ATGTCTGCGTCTGAGGTTCAGCACTCCTACTACCCCGCGAGTGCGGCGCACACGAGCTATCAAGCCGGCTCCTATCTCCTGGAGGCCGGATACAGACCCACAGATGAGGAGTGTGCCACCCTCGCGGCACCGATTGCCAGCTTCCTGCGCAACTGCAGCTGCTACGACATGCTCGGTGTGTCAACGCAGGTGGTGGTCCTCGACGtgcaggcgccgctgtcggtcGCCTTCATCGCCGCCCAGGAAACGCGCATCCAGAGCTGCGTCCTATGGGACCCGCGCAAGCGGCAGTACGTCGGCGTGCTCACCTCCACCGACTACATTTGCATTCTCCTGTACTGTCAGGCACACCCGAAAGAGGCAGACGCGGTGGCTCTGTGGACGATCGAGCACTGGCAGGAGGTGAGGGCGGCGCAGGGGCTCGGGCGGCCGAAGGAGAAGCTGGGTGCGCCGCCAGGGCCAAAGAGCGGTATCATCACATGCAAGACAGACACTTCGCTGCACGACTGCCTGCAGATGATGCGGGAGCACTGCGTCCGCCGCATCATCGCCCTAGCGGAGAAAGAGGGCGAAGACTTCAGCCTCGTTGCCATGATGGACGTGGAGCAAATTGTCGAGTACCTTGGCGTGATGTTCTTTCATATTGAGAAGGCCGGTGGTTCGATCGGCcgggccggcggcggcgcgaacagcagcacgggcgacgcagcaggtgacggcgctggtggtgttggtgccCCTCACCGCACGAACTCGACAATATCCACAGCGAAAAACACGACCAGCGTcgccggcgacagcgacttATCCTCACCGCAGCACAACAACAGTCACCAGCTCAGGTCAAACGATTTCGAAGAGTACGATGACGACCCGCAAGGCGTCTTTGCTCTTGGCGAAGCCTATGTGCTGCCCCCTTACGTCGCGTCTATCATCACCCAAGCAGAGGCCGCCGGGGCGAGCGGGTCTGGTGGCGTCGGCATCGCTTCTGACGTGCGTGTCGGCCCTTACAGCTCTATCTTCGATGTCCCGTTCATGTATGTGCCACAAGTCGGTGCGCACCGCCGGAAGCCCATCTTTGCAACGATGGAGCAGAAGCTgagcgaggcgctgacgcTCATGCTAGACCACAACACGGAGAGCATCGCCGTTTGCTCTCCGAAGGAAGGTGTCATCATCGACGTTGTCAGTCGCAGCGACTTGCTGCGGATGGAAAATCAGGGCGTGTATGACACGCAGCTGACGGTGcgggaggcgctggcgagcaAGATTAGCGACCACATCTTTGTCTTCTACGAGAAGGATACGCTGCGGGAAATCTTCTCCCACtttgtgcggcgccgcgtcaaGGAGCTCTTCATGGTGGACCCGGACACAGGGCGGCTGCTGGGGCAGCTGAACGTGGCAGAGTTCGTGTACTTTCTGGTCTTCGGTGTCAGCGATTAG
- a CDS encoding putative rRNA dimethyltransferase has protein sequence MHGASASSSPQAAAPVALPPLRCPGGPRVKAEGIKQLYKVPHAGFLAKYDQRFMLNLKLTHQLVSYLSRTTLTTPDKVLVELGPGVGSLTRSLLTRPCVGVLGIEVDERFSPHLEQIRSYTSNKFQWVTADVLKVDELELLKSAFPHFVKANIRRPPSPGQETWAANSAAGRSSSSGSQRVTFTDDAGENDADGYEGAPLRSAQRERLLRQRRARQPYQHSDDTHRGGAEGAADPETAASPNAAFDVTNYWWSNGNAKVEVIANLPFEIITELLMRYAVDCSQHRGLFAFGRVPVHVFTQREVAERILAPAGSVQFSRLSVLCQCFFHVRLKQTFLDQTYYPRTEVEGAMLTLEPRSVPLAHGLDASTLIHFTNLLMKPGLRAATVHKSLSRFAPAELVHYMLQELRMDGAMTVLDLSVVEVTRLACLWQQFVIMSQQQPQPEADGAEAEAGSRKARSPNGAV, from the coding sequence ATGCACGGCGCTTCggcttcgtcgtcgccgcaggcagcggcaccagtTGCGCTACccccgctgcgctgcccggGCGGACCGCGCGTTAAGGCAGAGGGCATCAAGCAACTGTACAAAGTACCGCACGCCGGGTTCCTTGCCAAGTACGACCAGCGCTTCATGTTAAACCTCAAGCTCACCCATCAACTCGTCAGCTATCTTAGTCGCACAACACTCACGACGCCGGACAAGGTGCTGGTGGAGCTGGGACCTGGCGTCGGGTCACTCACACGGAGTCTGCTGACGCGGCCTtgcgtcggcgtcctcgggATCGAAGTGGACGAACGCTTCAGCCCACACCTAGAGCAGATCCGCAGCTACACAAGCAATAAGTTCCAATGGGTGACCGCCGACGTGCTCAAGGTGGAcgagctggagctgctgaaaTCGGCCTTCCCGCATTTTGTGAAGGCCAACATAAGGCGTCCACCCAGTCCTGGACAGGAGACTTGGGCGGCCAACTCGGCAGCCGGCCGCTCTTCAAGCAGTGGATCGCAGAGAGTCACCTTCACTGACGACGCCGGTGAGAACGACGCGGATGGGTACGAGGGTGCGCCGTTGCGCTCGGCTCAACGTGaacggctgctgcgtcagcgccgcgcgcggcagccCTACCAACACAGTGACGACACCCACcgcggaggtgctgaaggagCGGCAGACCCGGaaacagcggcgtcgcctaACGCTGCCTTCGATGTGACAAATTACTGGTGGTCTAACGGGAATGCGAAGGTCGAGGTGATTGCAAACCTGCCCTTCGAGATCATCACCGAGCTGCTGATGCGCTACGCAGTGGACTGCTCGCAGCATCGCGGGCTCTTCGCCTTTGGCCGTGTGCCGGTACACGTCTTCACCCAGCGCGAGGTGGCCGAACGCATTCTGGCACCGGCTGGGTCCGTGCAGTTCAGCCGCCTTTCTGTCCTCTGCCAGTGCTTCTTTCACGTTCGCCTCAAGCAGACGTTTTTAGACCAGACTTACTACCCGCGCACAGAGGTGGAGGGCGCAATGCTGACGCTGGAGCCGCGTTCCGTGCCACTCGCACACGGTCTCGATGCGTCCACCCTGATTCACTTTACCAACCTGCTCATGAAGCCGGGactgcgcgccgccaccgtgcaCAAGTCGCTCTCCCGATTTGCACCTGCGGAGTTGGTGCATTAcatgctgcaggagctgcgaATGGACGGCGCGATGACAGTGCTGGACTTGTCTGTGGTCGAGGTCACCCGCTTGGCTTGCCTGTGGCAGCAGTTTGTGATCATGTCGCAACAGCAACCACAGCCGGAGGCCGACGGTGCCGAGGCAGAAGCTGGAAGCCGCAAGGCCAGATCCCCAAATGGCGCCGTGTAG
- a CDS encoding putative actin-like protein, whose amino-acid sequence MQSQQRHYTASSTASPELSRAGVSSTPALILDLGSRTIKSGLHTAATPHLTPALVGTPKYPRCLLQASSSFNQSSSISTSCFVVGSDAASRRGVLRLSRPIQHGGVIMDWVGALPLLRQSIQSALVHPSSSLGARQSLEEGEDVIYSLVESPYASRPQRARLAELLFEDPDQEAVVSDSGKQQRVGPRAAGVFCGVGPLLALYATGQTTGVVVDVGDGAVSTAAAADGYVLPQCLQREADGATGAAVTSYLTRLLYQSGVLGPAAATAAFRRSAPSSLLGSATNRLSSGAGAGTQQERELVYAIKEACCSVSATPLFSTKSSLAAADASIVATPSLSELNSALIAAAQRTQHSGPGGSGAAHASTPSSHLFTLPDGSFLEVGTAEAAQASEVLFYPVLMGSEDRGVVDVVLDAVAAAPAELQPQLLGNVVVTGGATCSAGFGYRFFNEMQQRIRGSAGLSTNGSSNQRICVSAPEQRAYAAWMGASYVAQISSFASSMVVTRAAYEEEGEAALARRVLT is encoded by the coding sequence atgcagtcgcagcagcgccactaCACAGCATCCTCCACAGCGTCCCCGGAGCTTAGCCGAGCAGGCGTCtcctcgacgccggcgctcaTTCTCGACTTGGGCAGCCGCACCATCAAGTCAGGCTTGCACaccgcggcaacgccgcacCTCACACCCGCCCTTGTCGGCACCCCAAAATACCCGCGCTGCCTACTACAGGCATCTTCGTCGTTCAATCAGAGTagcagcatcagcaccaGCTGTTTTGTGGTTGGAAGCGACGCTGCCTCTCggcgcggcgtgctgcggctcAGTCGGCCCATACAGCATGGAGGGGTCATCATGGACTGGGTCGGTGCGCTCCCTCTGTTGCGGCAGAGCATTCAGAGCGCTCTGGTCCatccgtcgtcgtctctgGGGGCGCGACAGTCATtggaggagggcgaagaTGTCATCTACTCACTGGTCGAGAGCCCCTATGCGTCTCGACCGCAGCGGGCCAGGTTGGCAGAGCTGCTCTTCGAAGACCCCGACCAGGAAGCTGTCGTGAGCGACAGCGGTAAGCAGCAACGCGTGGGTCCTCGTGCGGCCGGTGTGTTCTGCGGCGTAGGCCCGCTGCTAGCCCTGTATGCCACTGGGCAAACAACTGGTGTCGTTGTcgacgtcggcgacggcgctgtgagcactgcagcggcggccgacgGCTATGTTCTGCCTCAGTGCCTCCAGCGAGAGGCGGACGGTGCAACGGGGGCAGCCGTTACGTCGTACTTGACGCGCTTGCTGTACCAAAGCGGCGTACTCggcccagcagcggcgacggcagcttTCAGGCGAtcagcgccgtcatcgcTCTTGGGCTCCGCAACAAACCGCTTGAgtagcggtgctggcgccggcACCCAGCAAGAACGCGAGCTAGTTTACGCGATCAAGgaggcgtgctgcagcgtgtcTGCCACGCCGCTCTTCTCAACCAAATCCTCCCTCGCCGCGGCAGATGCCAGCATCGTTGCCACGCCATCTCTTTCCGAGCTCAACTCTGCGCTGATTGCCGCTGCTCAGCGCACACAGCATAGCGGgcctggcggcagcggtgcagctcaCGCCAGCACCCCGTCCTCCCACCTCTTCACGCTCCCTGATGGCAGCTTTCTCGAAGTCGGCACCGCGGAAGCTGCGCAAGCGTCGGAGGTGCTCTTCTACCCAGTCCTTATGGGGAGTGAGGACCGCGGCGTGGTTGACGTGGTGCTggacgcggtggccgccgctcctgcggaactgcagccgcagctgcttgGAAACGTTGTCGTGACGGGTGGTGCGACTTGCAGCGCTGGCTTCGGGTACCGTTTCTTCAACGAGATGCAGCAGCGTATTCGCGGAAGCGCGGGGTTGTCCACCAACGGCTCCTCGAATCAGCGCATCTGCGTGTCCGCCCCAGAGCAGCGCGCTTACGCGGCGTGGATGGGGGCCAGCTACGTGGCGCAGATATCGTCGTTTGCGAGCAGCATGGTCGTAACGCGCGCGGCCTACGAAGAAGAGGGTGAGGCAGCTCTGGCAAGGAGAGTGTTGACGTAG
- a CDS encoding putative aspartate aminotransferase has product MSTQAAMTTTERWQKIQGQAPDVIFDLAKRAAAAKGPKANLVIGAYRDEQGRPYPLRVVRKAERLLLDMNLDYEYLPISGYQPFIDEAVKMIYGDTVALENLVAVQTLSGTGAVSLGAKLLTRVFDAEKTPIYLSDPTWPNHYGIVKAAGWKNICTYAYYDPKTVSLDFEGMKKDILAAPDGSVFILHQCAHNPTGVDPSQEQWDEIASLMLAKRHQVFFDSAYQGYASGSLDTDAYAARLFARRGIEVLLAQSFSKNMGLYSERAGTLSLLLKYKTKRADVKSVMDSLIREEYTCPPAHGARLAHLILSNNELRKEWEAELSAMAERIRTMRRTVYDELLRLQTPGSWEHVINQIGMFSFLGLSKAQCEYCQNHNIFITLSGRANMAGLTHETALMLAQTINDAVRNVDRE; this is encoded by the coding sequence ATGTCCACGCAGGCGGCCATGACCACGACGGAGCGCTGGCAGAAGATTCAGGGACAAGCTCCCGATGTCATCTTCGATCTCGCAaaacgcgccgccgctgccaaggGCCCCAAGGCCAACCTCGTCATTGGTGCCTACCGCGACGAGCAGGGCCGTCCCTACCCGCTACGCGTGGTCCGCAAGGCTGAACGGCTTCTTTTGGACATGAATCTCGACTACGAGTACCTACCCATCTCGGGCTACCAGCCCTTCATCGATGAGGCGGTAAAGATGATCTACGGCGATACCGTCGCGCTGGAGAACCTGGTTGCGGTGCAGACGCTGAGCGGGACCGGTGCTGTCTCTCTCGGCGCAAAGCTGCTGACTCGCGTCTTCGACGCTGAGAAGACGCCCATCTACCTTTCCGACCCCACGTGGCCCAACCACTACGGCATCGTGAAGGCTGCTGGCTGGAAGAACATCTGCACCTACGCCTACTACGACCCCAAGACGGTCAGCCTGGATTTCGAGGGCATGAAGAAGGACATTCTAGCGGCGCCGGACGGCTCCGTGTTCATTCTGCACCAGTGCGCGCACAACCCCACCGGCGTGGACCCGTCGCAGGAGCAGTGGGACGAGATCGCGTCACTGATGCTGGCCAAGCGCCATCAGGTGTTCTTCGACTCCGCCTACCAGGGCTACGCGAGCGGCAGCCTCGACACGGACGCGTATGCTGCCCGCCTGTTTgcccgccgcggcatcgAGGTACTGCTGGCGCAGTCCTTCTCCAAGAACATGGGCTTGTACAGCGAGCGTGCAGgcacgctgtcgctgctcctcAAGTACAAGACGAAGCGCGCGGATGTGAAGAGCGTGATGGATTCGCTGATCCGTGAGGAGTACACGTGCCCCCCGGCCCACGGTGCCCGCTTAGCCCACCTCATCCTGAGCAACAACGAGCTGCGAAAGGAGTGGGAGGCAGAGCTATCGGCCATGGCGGAGCGCATCCGTACGATGCGCCGCACCGTGTacgacgagctgctgcgcctgcagaCGCCCGGGAGCTGGGAGCACGTCATCAACCAGATTGGCATGTTCTCCTTCCTCGGGCTGTCGAAGGCGCAGTGCGAATACTGCCAAAATCACAACATCTTCATCACGTTGTCGGGTCGCGCTAACATGGCAGGTCTGACGCATGAGACGGCGCTGATGCTGGCACAGACGATCAACGATGCTGTGCGCAATGTGGATCGCGAGTGA